The uncultured Fibrobacter sp. genome has a window encoding:
- a CDS encoding KilA-N domain-containing protein, translating to MIQMKKETIHALGIDIGIYTTDFENEYISMTDIAKYRNEDDPRFVIQNWMRNRNTIEFLAVWECLHNPDFNRVHFDTVKNDAGLNRFVMTPTKWIEQTNAKGIVCKFGRYGGGIFAHSDIAMEFASWISPEFKLYIVKDYRRLKSDESSRLSLNWNLNREISKLNYRIHTDAIKGKLILPQLTPMQKSFVYADEADLLNVALFGETAKEWRTNNPGKKGNIRDYADIPHLLVLANLESYNAILIKEGMAQSERLVKLRETAENQLETILSLDLQKPILIGNEKN from the coding sequence ATGATTCAGATGAAAAAAGAAACGATTCATGCCTTAGGGATTGATATTGGCATTTATACCACAGATTTTGAAAATGAGTATATTTCAATGACTGATATCGCAAAATACCGTAATGAAGATGATCCCCGTTTTGTCATCCAAAACTGGATGCGTAATCGAAATACAATAGAATTTTTAGCTGTATGGGAGTGCCTCCATAATCCAGATTTTAACCGTGTGCATTTCGACACGGTTAAAAATGACGCCGGTTTAAACCGATTTGTTATGACCCCTACAAAGTGGATTGAACAAACAAATGCTAAGGGTATTGTTTGTAAGTTTGGTCGATACGGTGGCGGTATTTTTGCGCATAGCGATATTGCTATGGAATTTGCATCGTGGATATCTCCTGAATTCAAACTGTATATTGTCAAGGATTATCGACGCCTAAAATCGGACGAAAGCAGCCGCCTGTCCCTAAATTGGAACCTGAATAGGGAAATTTCCAAGCTGAACTACAGGATTCATACTGACGCGATTAAGGGAAAACTCATTTTGCCGCAGTTGACCCCGATGCAGAAGAGTTTTGTTTATGCCGATGAAGCTGATCTATTGAATGTGGCTCTTTTTGGAGAAACCGCCAAGGAATGGCGAACTAATAATCCGGGCAAAAAAGGAAATATTAGGGATTACGCCGATATCCCGCATCTTTTGGTTTTGGCGAACCTAGAAAGCTACAATGCCATTTTGATAAAGGAAGGAATGGCGCAATCAGAGCGACTCGTAAAACTGCGTGAAACAGCAGAGAATCAACTAGAAACTATTCTGTCGCTTGATTTACAGAAGCCGATTTTGATAGGAAACGAAAAGAATTGA
- a CDS encoding type I restriction-modification system subunit M: protein MTTKQNIEKVLWNACDSFRGKIDSSRYKDYILSMLFVKYLSDVYKETREKYEKQYKGDKQRVERAMNRERFVMDESSTFDYLYEKRNDNQIGQKINVALAAIENNNSAKLHDVFRAIDFNSTVDFGEPKEKNATLKNLLEDFKDLDLRPSQLDNADIIGDAYEYMIANFASDAGKKGGEFYTPNKVSELVARLVRPKENDRIYDGTCGSGGLLLKAFAQIKNRKARIYGQEQNMQTWALCRMNMFLHGVDDAVIWQGDTLSNPGNIENDQLMKFQCIVANPPFSLDKWDSGFLGDASENDKKAKMSADLDPYKRFDWGVPPTSKGDYAFVMHFLHSLDDATGRMGIVLPHGVLFRGASEGKIRQTIIEKFNFLDAVIGLPANLFYGTSIPACILVFRKSRGASNRVLFIDASGDEHYEKGKNQNALREQDVEKIIETYKTYLEDRSYGGEEKYSYVATLDEIKENDYNLNIPRYVDTFEEEAPIDVDAVQKDIDRLEKELAEVRKQMAQKLKEIKRG, encoded by the coding sequence ATGACGACAAAACAAAACATCGAAAAAGTCCTCTGGAACGCATGCGACAGCTTCCGTGGTAAAATCGACAGTTCCCGCTACAAGGACTACATCTTGTCCATGCTCTTCGTGAAATACCTGAGTGATGTCTATAAGGAAACTCGCGAAAAATACGAGAAGCAGTACAAGGGCGACAAACAACGCGTAGAACGAGCCATGAACCGCGAGCGTTTTGTGATGGATGAATCCTCCACGTTCGATTACCTCTACGAAAAGAGGAACGACAACCAGATTGGCCAAAAAATCAACGTGGCGTTGGCGGCAATCGAAAACAACAACAGCGCCAAGCTGCACGATGTGTTCCGCGCCATCGACTTCAACTCCACGGTTGACTTTGGCGAGCCCAAGGAAAAGAACGCGACCCTCAAGAACCTGCTGGAAGATTTCAAGGATCTTGACTTGCGTCCGTCGCAGTTGGACAATGCCGATATTATCGGCGATGCCTACGAATACATGATTGCAAACTTTGCATCGGATGCGGGCAAGAAGGGCGGCGAATTTTACACCCCGAACAAGGTGTCTGAACTTGTCGCGCGCTTGGTGAGGCCCAAGGAAAACGACCGCATTTACGACGGCACCTGCGGAAGCGGCGGCTTGCTGCTCAAGGCATTTGCGCAAATCAAGAACCGCAAGGCTCGTATTTACGGCCAGGAACAGAACATGCAGACTTGGGCTCTCTGCCGCATGAACATGTTCTTGCACGGAGTTGACGATGCCGTGATTTGGCAGGGTGACACGCTCTCGAACCCGGGCAACATCGAAAACGACCAGCTGATGAAATTCCAGTGCATTGTGGCGAACCCGCCGTTCTCCTTGGACAAATGGGACAGCGGCTTCTTGGGCGATGCATCTGAGAACGACAAGAAGGCGAAAATGTCCGCCGATCTCGATCCGTATAAGCGCTTTGATTGGGGTGTTCCGCCGACGTCCAAGGGTGATTACGCCTTCGTGATGCATTTCCTCCACAGCCTCGATGACGCGACGGGCCGTATGGGCATTGTGCTTCCGCATGGCGTGCTGTTCCGTGGCGCAAGCGAAGGCAAAATCCGCCAGACAATTATCGAAAAATTCAACTTCCTGGATGCAGTTATCGGACTCCCGGCGAATCTGTTCTATGGAACGAGTATTCCTGCGTGCATTCTAGTATTCCGCAAAAGTCGTGGTGCCAGCAATCGCGTGTTGTTCATCGATGCCAGCGGCGACGAGCATTACGAAAAGGGAAAGAACCAGAATGCTCTCCGAGAACAGGATGTCGAAAAAATTATCGAAACCTACAAGACGTATCTTGAAGACCGGAGTTATGGCGGCGAAGAAAAGTACAGTTACGTGGCGACACTCGATGAAATCAAGGAAAACGACTACAACCTGAACATTCCGCGCTACGTAGATACCTTCGAAGAGGAGGCTCCCATTGATGTGGACGCGGTGCAGAAGGATATCGACCGTCTTGAAAAGGAACTCGCCGAAGTCCGTAAGCAGATGGCCCAAAAACTGAAGGAGATTAAGCGGGGATAA
- a CDS encoding restriction endonuclease subunit S — MFLKDVSNIRTGLVTARKQAKGPENGGFREYRLLSLRCIKEPGVLDVGLAEPYAANDELKPEFLTQQDDILVRLSAPYTAALVSNESTGYVVPSHFAIIRVDKSKVDPAYVLWILRQQSTLKQVYQNVSGSVAFGTINSSFFNDLKIDIIPLEKQRLIGEILKLSEREQALLSELARAKAELNMAIMTNAYKNLNKGK, encoded by the coding sequence ATGTTTTTAAAAGACGTTTCGAACATAAGAACAGGGCTGGTCACAGCCCGAAAACAGGCAAAAGGGCCCGAAAACGGCGGTTTTCGGGAATATCGCCTGCTCAGTCTGCGCTGCATCAAGGAGCCTGGCGTTTTGGATGTGGGCCTTGCCGAACCCTACGCCGCTAATGATGAACTGAAACCGGAGTTTTTGACCCAGCAGGACGACATCCTGGTTCGTCTTAGTGCCCCCTACACGGCGGCCTTGGTCAGCAACGAATCGACCGGCTATGTGGTGCCGTCGCATTTCGCTATCATTCGCGTTGACAAGTCGAAGGTGGATCCTGCTTATGTGCTGTGGATTTTGCGCCAGCAATCCACATTGAAGCAAGTCTACCAGAACGTAAGCGGCTCAGTCGCTTTTGGCACAATCAACTCCAGTTTCTTCAACGATTTGAAAATAGACATCATCCCGCTCGAAAAGCAGCGGTTAATCGGCGAGATTCTGAAGCTTTCGGAACGGGAACAGGCCCTGCTTTCGGAACTCGCGAGGGCGAAAGCGGAGTTGAACATGGCGATAATGACCAATGCGTACAAGAATTTAAATAAAGGAAAATAG